The following proteins are encoded in a genomic region of Galbibacter sp. BG1:
- a CDS encoding cyanophycinase: MRISKYLKMLVLCLVIVSCGSNNETEKNTPQKAEVINSAKGKLFIIGGGKRPPELIKKLVEISSFKKEDYIAILPMSSSEPDSAVYYASKQFLDLGISHKKIKGFNFSKDSLPQQWLDSLEKAKLIYISGGDQTKFMEIVANTPIENAIKSAYKNGSTIAGTSAGAAVMSAKMITGDEFKHPVYTGDFRTIEADNMELVEGLGLVKNAIIDQHFIQRMRMNRLLSVALENPNETAIGIDESTAIIVEGDSATVAGKSQVIVLKNKASQIIKENGLLGGDSLQTQVVLPGGKFSLINK; the protein is encoded by the coding sequence ATGAGAATATCCAAATATTTAAAAATGCTGGTATTATGTTTGGTTATTGTTAGCTGCGGAAGCAATAACGAAACCGAAAAAAATACACCGCAAAAAGCGGAAGTGATAAATTCGGCCAAAGGAAAACTCTTTATTATTGGCGGAGGAAAAAGACCTCCCGAATTAATAAAAAAACTTGTGGAAATTAGTAGTTTTAAAAAAGAGGATTACATAGCAATACTTCCAATGTCGAGCAGTGAGCCCGATTCTGCGGTGTATTACGCTTCCAAACAGTTTTTAGATCTAGGTATCTCCCATAAAAAGATAAAAGGTTTCAATTTTTCAAAAGATAGCCTACCACAACAATGGCTTGATTCTTTGGAAAAGGCAAAACTGATTTACATTTCAGGCGGGGATCAAACAAAATTTATGGAGATTGTTGCCAACACACCTATTGAAAATGCAATAAAATCGGCTTACAAAAATGGAAGTACCATTGCAGGTACAAGTGCAGGAGCAGCCGTTATGAGTGCAAAAATGATTACTGGAGACGAATTTAAGCACCCTGTCTACACGGGAGATTTTAGAACTATCGAAGCAGATAATATGGAATTGGTAGAAGGGTTGGGATTGGTTAAGAATGCCATTATCGATCAGCATTTTATCCAAAGAATGCGTATGAATAGATTACTGAGCGTAGCATTGGAAAATCCAAATGAAACTGCAATAGGCATCGATGAATCCACCGCTATAATTGTAGAGGGTGATTCCGCAACAGTGGCAGGAAAGTCTCAGGTAATTGTTCTTAAAAATAAGGCATCACAAATAATAAAGGAAAACGGACTTCTAGGTGGAGATTCCCTTCAAACGCAAGTTGTTTTGCCTGGTGGAAAGTTCAGTTTAATAAACAAATAG
- a CDS encoding isoaspartyl peptidase/L-asparaginase family protein: MSRKQKFSLCIHGGAGVISQDELSDKEKNLIVNDLRKSLAAGEKVLANGGSAVEAVCAAVESLENSEHFNAGKGAVYARGGKHFLEASVMEGANLQAGAVANSERVKNPVLFAKELLANKDVVMMSGTNADALAEKLGCEMVDNNYFDNDFRKKQWEQAKKLSEDAIFLDHSNLKMGTVGAVAIDMDGNVASATSTGGMTNKLDGRVGDTAIIGCGTYANNKTCAVSCTGIGEFFIRATVASLVSNLMEFGKLSLEEASRIAIHEHQGKMGGEGGLIAVGSDGKFTMPYNSGGMYRGFVTNEEKKVFIWDEEEL, translated from the coding sequence ATGAGTAGAAAACAAAAATTTTCATTGTGTATCCACGGTGGGGCCGGAGTAATAAGTCAGGATGAATTATCTGACAAAGAGAAAAATTTAATAGTAAACGACCTTAGGAAAAGCCTTGCTGCTGGAGAAAAAGTATTGGCCAATGGAGGAAGTGCCGTAGAAGCAGTATGCGCTGCAGTAGAGAGTTTAGAAAATAGTGAACATTTTAATGCCGGCAAAGGAGCTGTTTACGCCAGAGGCGGGAAGCATTTTTTAGAAGCTTCTGTAATGGAAGGAGCGAATTTACAAGCTGGCGCCGTTGCCAACAGCGAGCGTGTTAAAAACCCTGTTCTTTTTGCGAAGGAATTATTGGCGAATAAAGATGTAGTTATGATGTCTGGTACCAATGCCGATGCGTTAGCAGAAAAGCTGGGCTGCGAAATGGTAGATAACAACTACTTCGATAACGATTTTCGGAAAAAGCAATGGGAGCAGGCCAAAAAACTATCGGAAGATGCCATATTTTTAGATCATTCCAATCTTAAAATGGGAACCGTAGGAGCTGTTGCTATCGATATGGATGGAAATGTAGCCTCTGCGACTTCCACAGGAGGGATGACCAATAAATTAGATGGAAGGGTAGGCGATACAGCAATTATTGGTTGTGGAACTTATGCCAATAACAAAACCTGTGCGGTTTCCTGTACGGGGATAGGAGAATTTTTCATTCGTGCTACGGTAGCTTCTTTGGTTTCAAATTTAATGGAATTTGGTAAGCTTTCTTTGGAAGAGGCTTCCAGAATAGCCATTCACGAACATCAAGGTAAAATGGGAGGCGAAGGCGGACTCATAGCTGTGGGAAGTGATGGAAAGTTTACCATGCCCTATAATTCCGGTGGGATGTATCGTGGTTTTGTTACCAATGAGGAGAAAAAGGTGTTTATTTGGGATGAGGAAGAATTGTAA
- a CDS encoding GNAT family N-acetyltransferase: MYKVREISAEEAHSVRHPVLRKGKPFDSAIFPEDSLKDTFHVGVVIDDVVAGTVTFIKNSNDNFKEKAQYQLRGMAVSEEYQRKGIGEVMVKKAETLMLERGGKFIWLNAREVAVLFYEKMGYEKYGKSFLVPGIGKHFVMIKKML; the protein is encoded by the coding sequence TTGTATAAAGTAAGAGAAATAAGCGCCGAAGAAGCACACTCGGTTCGGCATCCGGTTTTAAGAAAAGGAAAACCTTTCGACTCGGCTATCTTTCCTGAAGATTCGTTAAAAGATACATTCCACGTGGGTGTTGTAATAGATGATGTAGTGGCAGGTACGGTAACCTTTATAAAAAACAGCAACGATAATTTCAAGGAAAAAGCGCAATATCAACTAAGGGGGATGGCAGTTTCAGAGGAATATCAGCGCAAGGGAATCGGCGAGGTAATGGTGAAAAAAGCGGAAACCTTGATGTTGGAAAGAGGGGGCAAGTTTATTTGGTTGAATGCCCGCGAAGTGGCGGTGTTGTTCTATGAAAAAATGGGGTACGAAAAATATGGGAAATCATTTCTCGTACCCGGTATTGGAAAACATTTTGTAATGATCAAAAAGATGCTTTAG
- a CDS encoding YfcC family protein, with amino-acid sequence MQLKKFPDTITIILVISLFFIALTWIIPAGEFDKAVVDGREVIVADSYKQVDPAPQGLAAFLTAPIKGFNAASFVIAFVFLVGGAFSVLTYTGAINAGLYRIITFGKKYPRYKIIILGGITALFSLAGATFGMSEEVLVFILITIPLAKAMGYDALLGTAIPVLGTGVGFAGAITNPFTIGIAQSIAQIPIFSGIEYRLIVWVILTLIACLAVVRYARRLDKNVKNSLLHDLEIKEETYEAGDFPELNTKRKLILLTFFLALALLIVGVVYFEWYINEIAGLFIGLAILSAVIFKIPINKAISVFIDGAKEMMTAALVIGLAKGLLVIAQDGKIIDTILNEVALVAGNMPKFISAELMFIFQCCLNFFIPSGSGQAALTMPIIAPLSDLIGVSRQVAVLAFQMGDGLTNMIVPTSGVTMGALSIAKIPYNKWLKWIAPVFVILFIVAMLLMLPPLLWFSW; translated from the coding sequence ATGCAGCTTAAAAAGTTTCCCGATACTATTACCATTATTCTCGTAATAAGTCTTTTTTTTATTGCGCTAACATGGATAATTCCGGCTGGTGAGTTTGATAAGGCCGTGGTAGATGGACGCGAAGTCATTGTGGCAGATTCCTACAAGCAAGTAGATCCAGCACCGCAGGGATTGGCTGCATTTTTAACAGCTCCTATTAAAGGATTTAATGCTGCATCTTTTGTAATTGCATTTGTTTTTTTGGTAGGTGGAGCTTTTTCGGTGCTCACTTACACAGGAGCCATCAATGCTGGGTTGTACCGTATAATTACCTTCGGAAAGAAATACCCAAGATATAAAATCATCATTTTGGGAGGAATTACAGCTTTATTTTCATTGGCAGGGGCAACTTTTGGAATGAGTGAAGAGGTTTTGGTGTTTATATTAATTACCATTCCTTTAGCAAAAGCTATGGGGTACGATGCGCTCTTGGGAACAGCAATTCCCGTGTTGGGAACTGGGGTTGGATTTGCAGGCGCAATTACCAATCCGTTTACCATAGGGATAGCTCAAAGTATCGCGCAGATTCCAATTTTTAGTGGTATTGAATACCGTCTAATTGTTTGGGTGATCTTAACTCTTATTGCTTGCTTGGCGGTAGTGCGCTATGCACGGAGATTGGATAAAAATGTTAAAAACAGTTTGCTTCACGATTTAGAGATAAAAGAAGAAACATACGAGGCGGGAGACTTTCCAGAATTGAATACCAAACGAAAACTAATATTGTTAACTTTTTTCTTGGCATTGGCCTTGCTAATCGTTGGAGTGGTTTATTTTGAATGGTATATCAATGAAATTGCAGGACTGTTTATTGGATTGGCTATACTTTCGGCCGTTATTTTTAAAATTCCTATTAACAAAGCAATCTCAGTCTTTATTGATGGCGCTAAGGAGATGATGACTGCCGCCCTTGTAATTGGGCTGGCCAAAGGATTGTTGGTTATAGCCCAAGACGGTAAAATTATCGATACCATTTTAAATGAAGTAGCCTTGGTGGCCGGAAATATGCCCAAATTTATATCGGCAGAATTGATGTTTATTTTTCAATGTTGCCTAAACTTTTTCATTCCTTCCGGTTCGGGTCAAGCCGCTCTAACAATGCCTATTATTGCCCCTTTAAGCGATCTTATTGGTGTGAGTAGGCAAGTGGCCGTTCTTGCTTTCCAAATGGGCGATGGGCTTACAAATATGATTGTACCCACAAGTGGGGTTACCATGGGAGCTTTGTCCATTGCAAAAATACCTTACAATAAATGGCTAAAGTGGATAGCCCCCGTATTCGTGATCTTATTTATAGTTGCCATGTTACTTATGTTACCGCCATTGTTATGGTTTAGTTGGTAA
- a CDS encoding SusC/RagA family TonB-linked outer membrane protein: MKLPNYLIICLLMCFVATASYSQRVITGSVVDQDTQEPLLGANIVVPNSSTGVVTDFDGNFSIDVPETTTSLEVSYIGYESKTVQLSDKDTYQIQLSQGEVLDEVVVVGYGTQSEKDVSSSIQTIKNEDVAKIPSSSFENTIQGQTPGVNIASSSATPGAAVNVNIRGVSSISASSQPLFIVDGVPLVSRNNSALNSNIQPANPIADISPSDIESITILKDAAAASIYGSRGANGVILIKTKRGAQGKTSVDIGYYTGFSTINNVPEMASSTQFKEFFNTAAEFDGLGPDYFDFIDTSNGVNTDIYDEIFRTGITQNLDVSVSGGSEKTKFYLSGNYYDQEGIQIGQGFKRLSTRVNLDHKISDNLRVGTTTFISRGDHERTIGENDEFGVVTNAQGWDPTAPIFDEEGNYTDPFDYNTFWPLENPVYIAKEYINTSRSTRIQSSNFVEWNLIPNLKFRSAFSLEYSNFVEESFTPVGSRKAPTGEAIFATYEETTWQWENTLNYNKIFGGVHAFDLTAGWTLQETKAQFSDQSGTGYATNNTTSISAAGTINTSSTGKNQFGLQSFFGRTNYTYDNRYIFSFTLRADGSSRFGEDNQYGYFPSGSVAWRLNQEDFFDVESISNLKFRASYGITGNQEIGSNWVGTYSLNANYDGTPGTAPNRLENSDLGWEQTKQFNVGVDFGMFNQRLSFTADYFNKQTEDLLLSANVSGLTGFGSVFKNIGEIQNTGLEFSVNANVIQGEKFNWNTGFNISFLDNEIKSLLNDGEIIGRNHILKEGEAVSTLFLIEYNGVDPQTGDALFTDVNGDGEIDFDDRQIAGSALPSYFGGWTNSFSYKGFSLTANFQFSGGNKIFNQSRFVYENFGFTDAGLPYGPVSERVFNNYWREPGQITNVPRPSTEEGQLQRFSSQFLEDGDYIRLKTLRLGYNIPQNILDKLGLNNLLLYVQGQNVFTITDYLGFDPEVSTNTSSQGDLNVLQGEDFGTVGQARTITIGLNTSF; this comes from the coding sequence ATGAAACTACCAAATTATTTAATTATTTGTTTGTTGATGTGTTTTGTGGCGACAGCTTCCTATTCGCAACGTGTAATCACGGGATCTGTTGTAGATCAAGACACTCAAGAGCCCTTATTGGGTGCCAATATAGTTGTGCCTAACTCTTCAACAGGGGTTGTGACGGATTTCGACGGAAATTTTTCCATCGATGTACCAGAGACCACAACTTCCTTGGAAGTATCTTATATAGGTTATGAATCTAAAACAGTTCAACTTTCTGATAAAGACACTTATCAAATTCAATTGAGTCAAGGAGAAGTTCTCGATGAGGTTGTCGTGGTAGGATACGGAACTCAATCTGAAAAAGATGTGAGTAGTAGTATTCAAACCATTAAAAATGAAGATGTGGCCAAAATTCCATCTTCCAGTTTTGAAAACACGATACAAGGGCAAACGCCTGGGGTAAACATTGCTTCTTCCTCGGCTACGCCCGGCGCCGCTGTAAATGTTAATATTCGCGGTGTTTCATCCATATCAGCTAGTAGCCAACCATTGTTTATTGTAGATGGCGTTCCTCTTGTATCAAGAAATAATTCAGCTTTAAACAGTAATATCCAACCTGCAAACCCAATAGCAGATATCAGTCCGAGTGATATTGAGTCCATTACCATTCTTAAAGATGCGGCAGCAGCTTCTATTTATGGTTCCAGAGGTGCAAATGGTGTTATTTTAATAAAAACTAAGCGAGGGGCTCAAGGAAAAACGTCTGTCGATATCGGGTACTATACTGGTTTTTCTACTATTAACAACGTGCCAGAAATGGCCAGTAGTACACAATTTAAGGAGTTCTTTAATACTGCGGCAGAGTTTGATGGTCTGGGTCCAGATTATTTCGATTTTATTGACACCTCAAATGGGGTAAATACAGATATCTACGACGAAATTTTTAGAACCGGTATTACACAGAATTTAGATGTAAGTGTAAGTGGAGGTTCAGAGAAAACCAAGTTTTATTTAAGTGGTAATTATTACGATCAAGAAGGAATACAAATAGGACAAGGGTTTAAAAGATTGAGTACTAGGGTGAACCTAGACCATAAAATTAGTGATAACCTACGTGTAGGAACCACTACCTTTATAAGTAGAGGGGATCATGAAAGAACTATTGGGGAAAATGATGAGTTTGGAGTAGTAACCAATGCCCAGGGTTGGGACCCGACAGCACCTATTTTTGATGAAGAAGGGAATTATACCGATCCTTTTGACTATAATACATTTTGGCCGTTGGAAAATCCAGTTTACATTGCCAAGGAATATATAAATACTTCCCGGAGCACAAGAATACAGAGTTCTAATTTTGTAGAATGGAATCTGATTCCAAACCTTAAGTTTAGATCGGCTTTTTCATTGGAATATTCCAATTTTGTAGAAGAGTCTTTTACCCCGGTAGGATCTCGAAAAGCACCAACGGGAGAAGCAATTTTTGCCACTTATGAGGAAACTACGTGGCAGTGGGAGAATACTTTAAATTATAATAAAATTTTTGGTGGGGTTCATGCCTTTGATTTAACGGCAGGTTGGACCCTACAGGAAACAAAAGCACAATTCTCCGATCAATCAGGTACAGGGTACGCTACCAATAATACAACGAGTATTTCTGCAGCGGGAACTATTAACACCAGTTCTACTGGTAAGAATCAGTTTGGTCTGCAATCGTTTTTTGGAAGAACAAATTACACTTACGATAATAGGTATATCTTCTCTTTTACCTTAAGAGCAGATGGTTCATCACGTTTTGGGGAAGACAATCAATACGGATATTTCCCATCGGGATCTGTAGCTTGGAGGTTAAACCAAGAAGATTTCTTTGATGTGGAAAGCATTTCCAATTTAAAGTTTAGAGCTAGTTACGGTATTACCGGTAACCAAGAAATAGGTTCGAATTGGGTGGGAACCTATTCTTTAAATGCAAATTACGACGGAACGCCGGGAACAGCTCCAAATCGATTGGAAAATAGCGACCTGGGTTGGGAGCAAACAAAACAGTTTAATGTTGGGGTGGATTTTGGGATGTTTAATCAACGTCTAAGCTTTACCGCAGATTATTTTAACAAGCAAACAGAGGATTTGTTATTAAGTGCCAATGTTTCTGGTTTAACTGGTTTTGGTTCGGTATTTAAAAATATCGGTGAAATTCAAAATACAGGATTGGAATTCAGTGTAAATGCAAACGTAATTCAAGGGGAGAAGTTCAATTGGAATACTGGTTTCAATATTTCTTTTTTGGATAATGAAATTAAAAGTTTGTTGAATGACGGGGAGATTATAGGAAGAAACCATATTTTAAAAGAAGGCGAAGCAGTAAGTACTTTGTTCTTGATAGAATATAACGGTGTTGATCCACAAACGGGAGACGCTCTTTTTACCGATGTAAACGGTGATGGAGAAATAGACTTTGATGATAGACAAATTGCGGGAAGTGCCCTACCGAGCTATTTCGGGGGTTGGACCAACAGTTTTTCTTATAAAGGGTTTAGTTTAACAGCCAATTTCCAATTCTCTGGTGGAAATAAAATATTTAACCAGAGTAGATTTGTATACGAAAATTTTGGATTTACAGACGCAGGCTTACCATACGGTCCGGTTAGCGAAAGGGTGTTCAATAATTACTGGAGGGAGCCAGGCCAAATTACAAACGTACCAAGACCTTCCACAGAAGAGGGACAATTGCAGCGTTTTAGTTCACAATTTCTAGAAGATGGAGATTACATCCGTTTGAAAACGTTACGTCTTGGGTATAACATCCCTCAGAATATTTTAGATAAGCTTGGCTTGAACAATTTATTGCTGTATGTACAGGGACAAAATGTGTTTACCATTACAGATTACTTAGGGTTCGATCCTGAAGTATCTACAAACACCTCAAGCCAAGGAGACCTTAACGTGTTGCAAGGAGAAGACTTTGGAACCGTAGGACAGGCAAGAACCATTACCATTGGTTTAAATACATCATTTTAA
- a CDS encoding gluconate 2-dehydrogenase subunit 3 family protein: MERRKALKNIGLSFGYVAATPTLFSILQSCKNEPDLDWQPSFFTEAQASMVNTITDLILPKTDNLPGAKDLNIPMFIDLSFKELLTEEEKKNIKKGAEETVVKLDNDFSEKSCDSLLASYLNAPADIQQKYLTNIRQNNFDADALIYNFLIKVRANTVWAFKESEFIGEQVQVYEPVPGPFHGCIDWDKKIGYSLS; this comes from the coding sequence ATGGAAAGAAGAAAAGCACTTAAAAACATAGGGTTATCGTTTGGGTATGTTGCCGCTACTCCGACACTTTTTTCGATACTTCAAAGTTGTAAAAATGAACCCGATCTAGATTGGCAGCCCAGTTTTTTTACGGAAGCACAAGCATCCATGGTTAATACAATTACAGATCTTATCCTTCCGAAAACAGATAATCTGCCTGGAGCAAAAGACCTAAACATTCCCATGTTTATAGATCTAAGTTTCAAAGAACTCCTCACTGAAGAAGAGAAAAAGAACATAAAGAAAGGAGCCGAAGAAACCGTTGTTAAATTGGATAATGATTTTTCTGAAAAGTCCTGCGACTCTTTACTTGCCTCCTATTTAAATGCCCCTGCCGATATTCAACAAAAATATCTTACGAATATTCGTCAAAATAATTTTGATGCCGACGCCCTTATCTACAATTTCTTAATTAAAGTGAGGGCCAACACCGTTTGGGCATTTAAAGAAAGTGAGTTTATAGGGGAGCAAGTTCAAGTGTACGAACCGGTGCCGGGTCCTTTTCACGGATGTATCGATTGGGATAAAAAGATTGGATATTCCCTTTCGTAG
- a CDS encoding RagB/SusD family nutrient uptake outer membrane protein — MKNINIWFLALIACLVLSLQSCSEVLEVNLDDEVPSEEAITDDISLRSAVVGLYDIMQSSTYYGGEFTLAHALTGGIGEATGFRERFEQLAEARIPTSSLYVESAWIDAYALVNSSNLILSKAEELQIDDPDAIGAAHFLRALGLFDVLRQFGQFTDMSSEFGVPVYTNYIGAEEALTIPRSSVSESYAQITTDLLEAIDLLDYSSNKFFASRGAAEALLARVYLYQGEYALAEQYADAVINSGEYELNGNYNDIYDVKASEESILELQFLDTDGNGLTSLLSLSTPEISANYEDFYVNMLDDDDPRGDLYYDNGRIVFVDKYGSDPNFVSGNAILIKLSEIYLIKAEAQARQNPTNLTPAIETLNVVRTRSLPEMPITASDAPNYDAFVDALLEERARELAFEGHRWFDIVRLGRAEDILGIESFRTVYPIPQSEVAISKGVIAQNPGY; from the coding sequence ATGAAAAATATAAATATTTGGTTTTTAGCATTAATAGCATGCCTTGTGCTGTCGCTGCAAAGTTGTAGTGAAGTATTAGAGGTGAATTTAGACGATGAAGTGCCTTCTGAAGAGGCTATTACAGACGATATTTCATTAAGGTCGGCCGTTGTAGGATTGTACGATATTATGCAAAGCTCTACCTATTATGGAGGCGAATTTACGCTAGCTCACGCTTTAACGGGGGGAATTGGTGAAGCTACCGGTTTTAGGGAGCGCTTTGAGCAGTTGGCCGAAGCGAGAATACCAACTTCCAGTTTATATGTAGAGAGTGCCTGGATAGATGCTTATGCGCTTGTAAATTCCAGTAACTTAATTTTGAGTAAAGCCGAGGAATTACAAATCGATGATCCAGATGCCATTGGAGCGGCACATTTTTTAAGGGCACTTGGTTTATTCGACGTACTGAGACAGTTTGGGCAGTTTACCGATATGTCTTCGGAATTCGGCGTACCGGTCTATACCAATTATATCGGAGCGGAAGAGGCTTTAACTATTCCAAGGAGTTCTGTGTCAGAATCATACGCTCAAATTACCACTGACCTTTTGGAGGCAATTGATTTGTTGGATTATAGTAGCAACAAATTTTTCGCCAGTAGAGGTGCTGCTGAGGCACTACTGGCTCGTGTTTACCTTTACCAGGGGGAATATGCTTTGGCAGAGCAATATGCAGATGCAGTTATTAACAGTGGCGAGTACGAATTGAATGGTAATTACAATGATATTTATGATGTAAAAGCTTCGGAAGAATCTATTCTTGAACTCCAATTTTTGGATACTGATGGAAACGGACTTACTTCACTCTTGTCGCTTTCTACCCCAGAGATATCTGCGAACTATGAAGATTTTTATGTAAATATGTTGGATGATGATGATCCTCGAGGGGATTTATACTATGATAATGGTCGGATTGTTTTCGTAGACAAATATGGATCAGATCCAAATTTTGTTAGTGGCAACGCCATTCTTATAAAACTTTCTGAAATTTATTTAATAAAAGCAGAAGCGCAAGCAAGACAAAACCCAACTAACTTAACCCCAGCTATAGAAACCTTGAATGTGGTAAGAACGCGATCTTTGCCTGAGATGCCTATTACTGCTAGCGATGCACCAAATTACGATGCATTTGTAGATGCTCTTTTAGAAGAAAGAGCTAGGGAACTGGCTTTTGAAGGACACCGATGGTTCGACATTGTTCGCCTTGGAAGAGCAGAAGATATCCTCGGGATAGAATCTTTTAGGACAGTCTACCCGATCCCCCAATCGGAAGTGGCAATTTCTAAAGGTGTCATTGCACAAAACCCCGGGTATTAA
- a CDS encoding GMC oxidoreductase gives MKDTPQYDAIVIGTGISGGWAAKELCENGLKTLVLERGRMVEHLKDYPTMNKDPWDYELKGALTPQEKEEQHVQHRVGWAPDKSNRHFFVNDLKHPYNEIKRFDWIRGYQVGGRSLTWGRQSYRWSDIDFEANLKDGIGVDWPVRYKDIAPWYDKVESYIGVSGKNLGLKQLPDGKFLPPMDLNCVEEHLQQKISENYDDRLLTIGRVAHITGDKSFEGRGTCQSRNRCSRGCPFGGYYSSNASTLPAADRTGNMTLRPNSIAYEIIYDEGKEKATGVKIIDAETKEKHEFSANIIFLCASAIASTSILMQSKSNRFPNGMGNDSGVLGTNIMDHHYRLGANASVEGYLDKYYKGRRPNGIYIPRFRNLGGDTNAKDFIRGYGYQGGAGRGDWTTSVAEMSYGKDLKENIMELGGWHFGMTGFGEMLPYDDNKFSLNYEKLDDWGLPTLDFEVEFKENEYNMRKDIVTQAAEMLENAGFKDVTTYDDPGGPGLGIHEMGGARMGKDPKTSVVNKNNQLHAVPNVYVTDGAFMASAACQNPSLTYMAFTARAANHAAKNYKKIS, from the coding sequence ATGAAAGATACACCACAATATGATGCCATAGTTATTGGTACCGGTATTAGTGGAGGATGGGCCGCTAAAGAACTTTGTGAAAACGGACTCAAGACACTGGTATTGGAAAGAGGAAGAATGGTAGAACATTTAAAAGATTACCCAACCATGAATAAAGATCCATGGGATTATGAGCTTAAAGGCGCTCTTACCCCACAGGAAAAAGAAGAGCAGCATGTACAGCACCGTGTTGGTTGGGCACCAGACAAAAGTAATAGACATTTTTTTGTAAACGACCTTAAGCACCCTTACAACGAAATAAAGAGATTCGATTGGATTCGAGGTTATCAAGTTGGTGGAAGATCGCTAACCTGGGGAAGGCAAAGTTACAGATGGAGTGATATAGATTTCGAGGCTAACCTTAAAGACGGTATTGGGGTGGATTGGCCAGTTCGATATAAAGATATTGCACCATGGTATGATAAAGTAGAGTCTTATATTGGTGTAAGCGGAAAAAACTTGGGTCTTAAACAACTTCCCGATGGAAAATTCCTCCCCCCTATGGATTTAAATTGTGTGGAGGAACACTTGCAACAAAAAATTTCTGAAAATTATGACGACCGTTTGTTAACCATCGGTCGAGTTGCCCACATTACAGGAGACAAAAGTTTTGAAGGCAGGGGCACTTGCCAATCTAGAAATAGATGTTCCCGTGGCTGCCCGTTTGGAGGATATTATAGCAGTAATGCATCTACCCTTCCAGCAGCCGACAGAACCGGCAACATGACCCTTAGGCCTAATTCCATAGCCTACGAAATTATCTATGACGAGGGCAAGGAAAAAGCTACTGGTGTAAAAATTATAGATGCGGAGACCAAAGAAAAGCACGAATTTTCTGCGAATATTATTTTCTTGTGTGCTTCTGCCATAGCATCAACTTCTATTTTAATGCAATCTAAATCGAATAGATTCCCGAACGGAATGGGGAACGACTCTGGAGTGTTGGGAACCAATATCATGGATCATCACTACCGTTTAGGGGCCAATGCCAGTGTGGAAGGATATTTAGACAAATACTATAAAGGCCGCAGGCCAAATGGAATTTACATTCCACGATTTAGAAATTTAGGAGGCGACACTAACGCGAAAGATTTTATACGAGGTTATGGATATCAAGGCGGTGCCGGCCGTGGCGATTGGACAACCTCTGTAGCAGAAATGAGTTACGGAAAAGATCTAAAGGAAAACATCATGGAGCTCGGTGGATGGCATTTTGGTATGACCGGTTTTGGTGAAATGCTTCCGTACGATGATAATAAGTTTTCTTTGAACTACGAAAAACTAGATGATTGGGGACTCCCAACTTTAGACTTTGAAGTAGAGTTTAAAGAGAATGAATATAATATGAGAAAGGATATCGTAACGCAGGCTGCCGAAATGCTGGAAAATGCAGGTTTTAAGGATGTTACCACCTACGACGATCCAGGTGGGCCTGGACTCGGAATCCACGAAATGGGTGGCGCCCGTATGGGTAAAGACCCAAAAACTTCTGTGGTAAACAAAAACAACCAACTGCATGCGGTACCCAACGTTTATGTTACCGATGGTGCCTTTATGGCTTCCGCAGCATGTCAAAATCCGTCGTTAACCTATATGGCATTTACAGCTAGGGCCGCTAATCATGCAGCAAAAAACTATAAAAAAATCAGCTAG